DNA from Candidatus Roizmanbacteria bacterium CG_4_9_14_0_2_um_filter_38_17:
CCCAAAAAAAAGCGCAGAAGACGCGTACATGGTTTTTTGGCACGTCTTAGATCAATTGGTGGTATTAAGCTGCTGAAAAGACGAAGACTAAAGGGACGCAAAAATTTATCTATCTAATTTTTGTTGTGTTA
Protein-coding regions in this window:
- a CDS encoding 50S ribosomal protein L34, which translates into the protein MVKRTFQPKKKRRRRVHGFLARLRSIGGIKLLKRRRLKGRKNLSI